GCCACCTTCGCCGAGCACTGGCCGCGCCTGGGAAAGGTGCTTGACGACGAACTGATCGACGTGGATTCCTGGTTCGGACGCTCCGGCCACCCCACCATCCTGGAGATCGGCTCCGGCACCGGCACCTCCACGGCCGCGATGGCCCCGGTGGAGGCGGACACCAACGTCATCGCCGTGGAGCTGTACAAGCCCGGCCTGGCCAAGCTGCTGGGCGCGGTCGTCCGCGGGAACATCGACAACGTGCGCATGGTCCGCGGCGACGGCATCGAGGTGCTGGCCCGGATGATCCCGGAGAAATCCCTCGACGGCGTGCGCATCTTCTTCCCGGACCCCTGGCCGAAGGCCCGGCACCACAAACGCCGCATCATCCAGTCCGGCCCGCTGCGGCTGATCGCCACCCGGCTCAAACCCGGCGGGGTGCTGCACGTGGCCACGGACCACGCGGATTACGCCGAGTGGATCGACGAGCTCGTGCAGGTCGAGGATCTGCTGGAGTTCCGCGGCTGGCCGTGGGAGGATGCACCGCTGCTCACGGACCGGCAGGTGATCACCAAGTTCGAGGGCAAGGGTCTCGACAAGGACCACACCATCAACGAGTATCTCTGGCAGCGCACCGACGCGCCGAACCCCTAGAACTCATTTATTTAGGCCCACAATCAACTCCGAAATGAGCGTGACCTCGAAGTCATGAGCGACATTCACGAATCCGCCCACCACTACAACGCCGGCGCGCTCCCCGGGCCGGACGGCCTCCTACTGGTGTGGGACGCCCCCAACCTGGACATGGGCCTCGGCGCGATCCTCGGCGGTCGGCCCACCGCGGCGTACCGGCCGCGTTTCGACGCCATCGGCCGCTGGCTCATCGAGCGCGCCGCGGTCCTCTCCGCGACCACCGGGCAGGTCATCGAACCCGAGGCGACGGTCTTCACCAACGTCGCCCCGGGCGGCGCCGACGTGGTCCGCCCCTGGGTCGAGGCGCTGCGCAACGTGGGTTTCGCCGTCTTCGCCAAGCCGAAGATCGACGAGGATTCGGATGTCGACCCGGACATGCTCGCCCACATCCGCAGGCGTCGCGACGAGGGCACGCTGCGTGGCCTCGTCGTCGCCTCGGCCGACGGGCAGAACTTCTCCGCCACCATTGCCGAGCTCATCGCCGAGGGCCTGCCCGTCACGGTCATCGGATTTCACGAGCACGCGGCCTGGGCCGTCACGGACGAGAACATCTCCTTCGTGGACCTGGAGGACATCCCCGGTGTCTTCCGCGAGCCCCTGCCGCGTGTCAACCTCGACCAGCTGCCCGACGAGGGTGCCTGGCTCCAGCCCTTCCGCCCGCTCACCTCTCTGCTCAAGAGCAGAAACAACGATCAGTAGGAGTACCCGCGCACCATGTTTCTCAAGTGGGGATACTTCACGTACCGCTTCCGCAGGATCGTCCCGCTCGTCCTGGTCGGCCTCATCCTGCTGCTCTTCCTCGCCTTCGGCACCCGCCTGGGTGACCGGCTGAGCCAGGAGGGCTGGGAGGACCCGAACGCCTCCTCGACCACCGCCGCCGCCGTGGAGCAGGAGGTGTTCGGACGCGACAACTCCGGAGACGTCATCCTGCTCTTCGAGAGCCCCGAGGGCATCGCCGGCGAGCCTTACTTCCAGGCGTCCTACGACCACCTGCAGGCGCTGCAGGCGGAGCACCCGGATGAGATCGCCGAGGTGACCAGCTACTTCGACACCCGCAGTCCGCAGATGATCACCGAGGACGGCACCACCGCGTTCGCCGCCATCGGCCTCGCCGGCGACGGCGAGCAGACGCTGCGCGACTTCCGCGCCGTCGAGGACGCCCTCGTCCCCGACGACCTGCCCGAGGGCATGACCGTCGAGGTCGCCGGAGCCACCGCGGTCGCCGACGCCCTCGACGCCGGAATGGCGGAGGACATCTCCCGCGCGGAGGTTCTCGGACTGCCCTTCGTGGCCATCCTGCTGCTCATCGTCTTCGGCTCGGTCGTCGCGGCGGCGATGCCGCTGATCGTGGGCATCCTCTCCATCCTCGGCGCGCTGGGCATCCTCTCCATCTTCGCCGGCTTCCTCCAGGTCAACGTCTTCTCCCAGGCGATCGTCACCCTTCTCGGGCTCGGCCTGGCCATCGACTACGGCCTGTTCATGGTCTCGCGGTTCCGCGAGGAGATGGACAAGGGCCAGCCCATCGACCGGGCCGTGGCCGTCACCACCGCCACCGCAGGCAAGACCGTGGTCTTCTCCGCCCTCATGGTGGTGGTGGCCCTGGCCGGCCTGCTGCTCTTCCCCCAGGCCTTCCTCAAGTCCGTGTCCTACGGCGCCATCGCGGCCGTGTCGCTGGCCGCGCTCCTGTCCGTGACGGTGCTGCCGGCGCTCTTCGGCATGCTGGGGCGAAACATCGACAAGTTCTCCGTCCGCCGCACGAGCCGCCGCGGACGGCGCATCGAGGAGACGCTCTGGTACCGGATTCCCGCGTGGTCGATCCGCAACGCCCGGAAGGTCACCGTCCTGGCCGGCGGCGCGCTGCTGCTGCTCATGCTGCCTATCGGTGGCATCGCCTTCGGCGGGATCAACGAGTCCTACCTCCCGCCGACGCAGGAGACCCGCGTCGCCCAGGACGAGTTCAACGAGAAGTTCCCGCAGTTCCGCACCGAGCCGGTGAAGCTGGTCGTGCAGAACGCGGACAACACCCAGCTCGTCGACGTGGTCGTGCAGACCCGCTCCATCCAGGGCCTCACCGCGCCGATGTCCGCGGGTCAGACCGTCGACGGCACGACCGTCCTCTCCGCCGGCATCGCCGACCGCGGGGACAACGCCGACGTGATCGAGCAGCTGCGTGCCATCGAGGCACCGGAGGGGGTAGAGCTCAACATTGGCGGCACCCCGGCCATGGAGGTGGAGTCGCTGGAGGCGCTCTTCCACATGCTGCCGTGGATGCTGCTCTACCTCGTGGCCACCACCTTCATCCTCATGATCCTCGTCTTCGGCTCGGTCATCATCCCGGCCAAGGCCACCATCATGACGGCGCTCGGACTCGGTGCGACGCTGGGAATCCTCACCCTCATGTTCGTCGCGGGTGTCGGCTCCGGCCTACTCAACTTCACGCCCGGCCCGCTCATGAGCCCCATCGTGGTGCTCATCGTGGCCATCATCTTCGGCCTGTCCACGGACTACGAGGTCTTCCTCGTCTCCCGTATGGTCGAGGCCCGGGACCGGGGCGAGAGCACCGACCGCGCCATCAAACTCGGCACCGCCCGCACCGGCACCATCATCACCGCCGCGGCGCTCATCATGATCGTCGTCGCGGCGGCCTTCGCGCTCTCCGACATTGTCATGATGAAGTACATCGCCTTCGGCATGATCTTCGCCCTGGCCATCGACGCCACCGTGATCCGCATGCTGCTCGTCCCCGCGGTCATGCACCTGCTGCGCGAGGACAACTGGTGGGCCCCGGCACCCATCCGCCGCCTCTACGAACGCATCGGTGGTCACGCCGCCGAGCCCAGCTTCGACGATGAGGTGGAAACGGCCGTCGAGAAGCGTGACGACGACGGCGAGGTTGTCGATCTCGACTCCGTGTCCGTCGCCCCCGACACCCAGGCCGCGCGCGGCGGCAAGACCGCTGGCCAGGACACCGAACTGATCCCCTTCACGGAGCTGATGAAGCGACTGAACGAGGACCGCTGATGCGCCAGCGGAACCTGCTCCGCTGGCTGGCACCCCTGCTGATTCTCGTGGTGCTCGCCTTTTTCTTCCGTGACCAGCTGGACTTCATCGGCCAGGCGGTGCGTGAGCTACGCGACGCCCGCCCCGGCCCCATCGCCGTCGCGCTCGTCGCGTCCCTGGGTTCGCTGGTGGCCATGGGCGCGGTCATGCGCCTGCTGCTCGCGGCCGGAGGGGTCCGGGTGCCGCT
This sequence is a window from Corynebacterium doosanense CAU 212 = DSM 45436. Protein-coding genes within it:
- the trmB gene encoding tRNA (guanosine(46)-N7)-methyltransferase TrmB; the protein is MNSTDNSPELSGIGELPAGRPPQTDFTDGLDYPRLGSVTFRRGTLTDNQEATFAEHWPRLGKVLDDELIDVDSWFGRSGHPTILEIGSGTGTSTAAMAPVEADTNVIAVELYKPGLAKLLGAVVRGNIDNVRMVRGDGIEVLARMIPEKSLDGVRIFFPDPWPKARHHKRRIIQSGPLRLIATRLKPGGVLHVATDHADYAEWIDELVQVEDLLEFRGWPWEDAPLLTDRQVITKFEGKGLDKDHTINEYLWQRTDAPNP
- a CDS encoding MMPL family transporter, yielding MFLKWGYFTYRFRRIVPLVLVGLILLLFLAFGTRLGDRLSQEGWEDPNASSTTAAAVEQEVFGRDNSGDVILLFESPEGIAGEPYFQASYDHLQALQAEHPDEIAEVTSYFDTRSPQMITEDGTTAFAAIGLAGDGEQTLRDFRAVEDALVPDDLPEGMTVEVAGATAVADALDAGMAEDISRAEVLGLPFVAILLLIVFGSVVAAAMPLIVGILSILGALGILSIFAGFLQVNVFSQAIVTLLGLGLAIDYGLFMVSRFREEMDKGQPIDRAVAVTTATAGKTVVFSALMVVVALAGLLLFPQAFLKSVSYGAIAAVSLAALLSVTVLPALFGMLGRNIDKFSVRRTSRRGRRIEETLWYRIPAWSIRNARKVTVLAGGALLLLMLPIGGIAFGGINESYLPPTQETRVAQDEFNEKFPQFRTEPVKLVVQNADNTQLVDVVVQTRSIQGLTAPMSAGQTVDGTTVLSAGIADRGDNADVIEQLRAIEAPEGVELNIGGTPAMEVESLEALFHMLPWMLLYLVATTFILMILVFGSVIIPAKATIMTALGLGATLGILTLMFVAGVGSGLLNFTPGPLMSPIVVLIVAIIFGLSTDYEVFLVSRMVEARDRGESTDRAIKLGTARTGTIITAAALIMIVVAAAFALSDIVMMKYIAFGMIFALAIDATVIRMLLVPAVMHLLREDNWWAPAPIRRLYERIGGHAAEPSFDDEVETAVEKRDDDGEVVDLDSVSVAPDTQAARGGKTAGQDTELIPFTELMKRLNEDR
- a CDS encoding NYN domain-containing protein, with product MSDIHESAHHYNAGALPGPDGLLLVWDAPNLDMGLGAILGGRPTAAYRPRFDAIGRWLIERAAVLSATTGQVIEPEATVFTNVAPGGADVVRPWVEALRNVGFAVFAKPKIDEDSDVDPDMLAHIRRRRDEGTLRGLVVASADGQNFSATIAELIAEGLPVTVIGFHEHAAWAVTDENISFVDLEDIPGVFREPLPRVNLDQLPDEGAWLQPFRPLTSLLKSRNNDQ